The following coding sequences are from one Leptolyngbya sp. NIES-3755 window:
- a CDS encoding glycosyl transferase, group 1 family protein (similar to AA sequence:cyanobase_aa:LBDG_28880): protein MKLLIVNHSCTVSVAQQFYAEIERQTGWEITIVVPENWKDEYGIQREVKRWKDFHGKLISIPVWQSGSIPLHRYRSLFVKLLREFNPDFIYLHQEPYALVTLQVYLANYFTIRKPISFFTWQNIFKRYPIPFRQMERWILDHTDVMFPGSYSAEAVMREKGYTGRSVLMPSGIDPTIYYPRSNNLKPELGAKDHEVLIGYVGRVVEQKGLKTLLTALNEIRELPWRLVMVGTGEFDAEFDSIAKELNLSDRIQKLGFVPFTETPNYLSAFDLLVLPSETRSNWKEQFGRVIIEAMACGTPVIGSDSGEIPHLIHVTKGGLVFPEGDAIALSQRLSELIQNAELRSNYAETGKQAVLSNYTNSLLAQRFAETVKNTVEFDPRSQRSGVQSFPTP, encoded by the coding sequence ATGAAGCTTTTAATCGTGAATCATTCTTGTACGGTTTCTGTTGCTCAGCAGTTTTATGCAGAAATTGAGCGACAAACTGGATGGGAAATCACGATCGTGGTTCCTGAAAATTGGAAAGATGAGTATGGGATTCAGCGCGAAGTCAAACGCTGGAAAGACTTTCATGGGAAACTCATTAGTATTCCGGTTTGGCAATCTGGAAGCATTCCACTGCATCGTTATCGATCGCTGTTTGTAAAACTCTTGCGCGAGTTCAATCCTGATTTCATCTATCTGCATCAGGAACCGTATGCGCTAGTCACTTTACAGGTTTATTTGGCAAACTATTTCACGATTCGGAAACCAATTAGTTTCTTTACCTGGCAAAACATTTTCAAACGTTATCCGATTCCTTTTCGACAGATGGAACGCTGGATTTTAGATCATACGGATGTGATGTTTCCAGGGTCTTATAGTGCTGAAGCCGTGATGCGAGAAAAAGGATATACCGGGCGGAGTGTGTTGATGCCGTCAGGAATTGATCCAACGATTTACTATCCTCGATCGAACAATTTAAAGCCCGAATTAGGCGCAAAAGATCACGAAGTTCTGATCGGATATGTCGGGCGAGTTGTTGAACAAAAAGGACTTAAAACCTTACTCACTGCTTTAAATGAAATTCGCGAATTACCTTGGCGATTGGTGATGGTTGGAACTGGAGAATTTGATGCCGAATTTGACTCGATCGCGAAAGAATTGAATTTAAGCGATCGGATTCAAAAGCTCGGTTTTGTTCCATTCACAGAAACCCCAAACTATCTTTCTGCATTTGATCTCTTAGTGCTGCCTTCTGAAACGCGATCGAACTGGAAAGAACAATTTGGGCGAGTCATTATCGAAGCAATGGCGTGTGGAACTCCGGTGATTGGTTCAGATTCCGGTGAAATTCCACATTTGATTCATGTCACAAAAGGCGGATTGGTTTTTCCTGAAGGAGACGCGATCGCGCTTTCCCAACGGTTGAGCGAATTGATACAAAATGCTGAACTGCGATCAAACTATGCCGAAACTGGAAAGCAAGCCGTTTTGAGTAATTACACGAATTCTTTATTAGCTCAGCGATTTGCTGAAACTGTTAAGAACACTGTGGAGTTTGATCCGCGATCGCAGCGTTCAGGAGTACAATCGTTTCCGACTCCTTAA
- a CDS encoding binding-protein-dependent transport systems inner membrane component (similar to AA sequence:cyanobase_aa:LBDG_33470), with amino-acid sequence MQSQSKLNTSAFFTVLMFGFMYLPIAVLTFYSFNEAPNSAQWKGFTFSWYVRFFQDSRILSALWDSLLVASLATGIAAVIGTLMAIGLARYQFFGKKLFQGAAYLPLIIPDIAIAVATLVFLAVIAVPLSLGTIVAAHVVFCLAYVALVVSTRLTNLDPHLEEAALDLGATPFQSLTLVLLPQLTPAIVSGCLLAFILSMDDFLISSFTAGGGITTLPMEIFSRIRTSVRPDMNALSVVLMIASAGVALVAEVIRYRGEKRRFQ; translated from the coding sequence ATGCAAAGTCAATCTAAACTGAATACCTCAGCGTTTTTCACGGTGCTGATGTTTGGCTTTATGTATTTGCCGATCGCAGTTCTCACGTTTTACAGTTTCAACGAAGCTCCAAATAGCGCTCAGTGGAAAGGATTTACGTTTTCTTGGTACGTCAGATTTTTCCAAGATAGTCGAATTTTATCCGCACTTTGGGATAGCTTACTCGTTGCCAGTTTAGCGACCGGAATTGCTGCGGTGATTGGAACCCTGATGGCGATCGGGCTTGCGAGATATCAATTCTTTGGTAAGAAACTCTTCCAAGGTGCGGCGTACTTGCCGTTGATCATTCCAGATATTGCGATCGCGGTTGCAACACTCGTATTTCTCGCAGTGATCGCCGTTCCATTGAGTTTAGGGACGATCGTTGCGGCTCACGTTGTATTTTGTTTAGCGTATGTGGCTCTAGTCGTTTCTACGAGATTAACGAATCTTGATCCGCATTTAGAAGAAGCCGCTTTAGATTTAGGCGCAACACCGTTTCAATCGTTGACGTTAGTATTGCTGCCACAGTTAACACCTGCGATCGTTTCAGGATGTCTTTTAGCATTCATTCTCAGTATGGATGATTTCTTGATTTCCAGTTTCACAGCAGGCGGCGGAATCACCACTTTACCGATGGAAATCTTTAGCCGCATTCGTACCAGCGTTCGACCGGATATGAATGCGCTTAGCGTTGTATTAATGATTGCTTCCGCTGGTGTGGCTCTCGTTGCCGAAGTGATTCGCTATCGAGGCGAAAAGCGACGATTCCAGTAG
- a CDS encoding glycosyl transferase family 4 (similar to AA sequence:cyanobase_aa:LBDG_55660), whose translation MNISLSFLLASGSLSFLLVASIKQYLSRFLLDIPNDRSSHTQPTPRGGGLGFVVAFALTSVGFALLDWQSVGSRDVLSIWTALIPLVIVGIFDDRGDVPARIRYLVQLSAAGIAIAIYGAFPQPWLSQFGMVGIAIAIGLTAIGMTALINFYNFMDGLDGLVAGVSAVQLTYLAIEINQPILLLLVVALLGFLWWNWSPAKIFMGDVGSTVLGATIAIALLHQENTIQAWSSLAITLPLIADAIYTLVRRLIRKENIFKPHRTHLYQRLQQSGWSHAQVATAYILATIGIALNLHFFEATGAVLSVVEVMCAIALGERYLSHQQGMKMRTKIYASVRNLITGLRAG comes from the coding sequence ATGAATATCTCCCTCAGTTTTTTACTGGCGAGTGGTTCTCTGAGTTTTCTGCTGGTTGCCTCAATCAAGCAGTACCTCAGCCGCTTCCTATTGGACATTCCCAACGATCGTAGTTCTCATACGCAACCGACTCCGCGAGGTGGAGGTCTGGGTTTTGTGGTGGCTTTTGCGCTCACCAGTGTTGGATTTGCGCTCTTAGATTGGCAATCTGTCGGCTCTCGTGATGTTCTCTCGATCTGGACTGCGTTGATTCCGTTGGTCATTGTTGGCATCTTTGACGATCGCGGCGATGTTCCGGCTCGGATTCGCTATCTCGTGCAACTGAGTGCAGCAGGAATTGCGATCGCGATTTATGGCGCGTTTCCTCAACCCTGGCTGAGTCAGTTTGGAATGGTAGGAATTGCGATCGCGATCGGGTTAACTGCGATCGGCATGACCGCACTGATCAATTTCTACAATTTCATGGATGGACTCGATGGCTTAGTCGCTGGCGTGTCTGCGGTACAACTGACTTACTTAGCGATCGAGATCAATCAGCCAATTCTTTTACTATTAGTGGTTGCGCTGCTTGGATTTCTGTGGTGGAACTGGTCGCCTGCAAAGATTTTTATGGGCGATGTGGGTAGTACCGTTTTAGGAGCGACGATTGCGATCGCGCTTTTACATCAGGAAAACACCATCCAAGCCTGGTCATCGTTAGCGATTACTTTACCGTTGATTGCCGATGCGATTTACACGTTAGTTCGTCGTCTGATTCGCAAAGAGAATATCTTTAAGCCACATCGGACGCATCTTTATCAACGCCTGCAACAGTCTGGATGGAGTCATGCACAAGTGGCAACGGCTTATATTCTTGCGACGATTGGAATTGCGTTGAATTTGCACTTTTTTGAGGCGACAGGCGCGGTTTTAAGTGTTGTCGAAGTCATGTGTGCGATCGCGCTTGGAGAACGCTATCTCAGTCATCAACAAGGGATGAAAATGCGAACGAAGATTTATGCTTCTGTTCGTAACTTGATTACAGGATTGCGAGCCGGTTAA
- a CDS encoding hypothetical protein (similar to AA sequence:cyanobase_aa:LBDG_06430) yields MQVFVLLFNADTDNPGIHTISVGDQNLVLMFAQEDDATRYALMLEAQDFAVPSVEKIEQEEIEEFCQDAGYEAYLIPENFMPQSDFERLLLAPPERNIEETDWNPEEKPEDESEMSNRDLDRIRRQLEGLL; encoded by the coding sequence ATGCAAGTATTCGTCTTACTTTTCAACGCCGACACTGATAATCCAGGTATCCATACGATTAGTGTGGGCGATCAGAATCTCGTGTTGATGTTTGCTCAGGAAGACGATGCGACTCGATACGCGCTAATGTTAGAGGCTCAAGATTTTGCGGTTCCGAGTGTGGAAAAGATTGAGCAGGAAGAAATTGAAGAGTTCTGCCAGGATGCGGGTTACGAGGCATATCTGATTCCAGAGAATTTTATGCCCCAGAGCGATTTTGAGCGGTTGTTGCTGGCTCCACCTGAAAGAAATATTGAAGAGACTGACTGGAATCCGGAGGAGAAACCGGAGGACGAATCGGAAATGTCGAATCGGGATCTCGATCGAATTCGTCGCCAGTTAGAGGGATTGCTTTAA
- a CDS encoding hypothetical protein (conserved hypothetical protein;~similar to AA sequence:cyanobase_aa:LBDG_53480), whose translation MASEQQVRQYLAYWFQLGKRLMTHNGRQAIKPSSIIAGDRYSDEFEACWNLVRSPESGDCYIEGTSQTIQELLSPEWEISPCARCEMPVPTRSLGMPPGECPCADLSFWPDSEAPQPRSPISTSNSLQKIRDRLSRSSQ comes from the coding sequence ATGGCATCAGAACAGCAAGTTAGACAATATCTCGCCTACTGGTTTCAACTCGGTAAGCGATTGATGACGCACAATGGCAGACAAGCGATCAAGCCAAGTTCGATCATCGCAGGCGATCGCTATAGTGACGAGTTTGAAGCCTGCTGGAATTTGGTGCGCTCTCCAGAATCCGGCGATTGCTACATCGAGGGCACATCTCAAACGATTCAAGAACTTCTGTCGCCCGAATGGGAAATTAGCCCGTGTGCAAGATGTGAGATGCCTGTTCCCACTCGATCGTTAGGAATGCCGCCGGGTGAGTGTCCTTGTGCGGATCTGTCATTCTGGCCCGATTCCGAAGCGCCACAACCTCGATCGCCCATCAGCACCTCGAATTCGCTTCAGAAGATTCGAGATCGACTTTCTCGATCAAGCCAATAA
- a CDS encoding putative urate catabolism protein (similar to AA sequence:cyanobase_aa:LBDG_02220): MSAYPRDMVGYGQNPPHPQWKDQAKIAVQFVINYEEGGENCILHGDPASEAFLSEIPGAAPFVGLRHMNMESCYEYGSRAGFWRLHRMFTSRGIPVTIYGVAMALERNPDVVAAMKAADWEIASHGYRWIDYKDFSEEAEREHLKRAIDIHTRVTGSRPLGWYTGRNSPHTQKLVIEEGGFLYDSDSYADDLPYWVKGNGKPHLVIPYTLDNNDMRFSTSQGFNSGDQFFAYLQDAFDVLYEEGETAPKMMSVGLHCRLVGRPGRAAALARFLDYIQGHDRVWLCRRIDIARHWHEHHKPET, translated from the coding sequence ATGTCTGCATATCCCAGAGATATGGTGGGTTACGGACAAAACCCGCCTCACCCGCAATGGAAAGATCAAGCTAAAATCGCGGTTCAGTTTGTCATCAACTACGAAGAAGGTGGCGAAAACTGTATTTTGCATGGTGATCCCGCTTCGGAGGCTTTTTTATCAGAAATTCCTGGAGCCGCGCCGTTTGTCGGATTGCGCCACATGAATATGGAATCTTGCTACGAATACGGGAGTCGAGCAGGATTTTGGCGCTTACATCGGATGTTTACGTCTCGTGGAATTCCCGTGACGATTTATGGGGTGGCGATGGCGCTAGAACGAAATCCCGATGTCGTAGCAGCGATGAAAGCAGCGGATTGGGAAATTGCCAGTCATGGATACCGCTGGATCGACTACAAGGATTTTTCCGAGGAAGCCGAGCGGGAACATTTGAAAAGAGCGATCGACATTCATACCCGCGTCACTGGAAGTCGTCCCTTGGGTTGGTACACCGGGCGGAACAGTCCCCATACTCAGAAGCTCGTAATCGAAGAAGGAGGATTTCTCTACGATTCGGATAGCTATGCTGATGATCTCCCGTATTGGGTGAAAGGCAATGGCAAACCGCATTTGGTGATTCCGTATACGCTGGATAATAACGATATGCGGTTCTCTACAAGCCAAGGATTTAATTCAGGCGATCAATTTTTTGCTTATTTACAAGATGCGTTTGATGTCTTGTACGAAGAAGGTGAAACGGCTCCAAAAATGATGAGCGTGGGCTTACATTGTCGATTAGTCGGAAGACCCGGAAGAGCAGCAGCACTGGCGCGATTTTTGGATTACATTCAGGGGCACGATCGCGTTTGGCTCTGTCGTCGGATTGATATCGCCCGTCACTGGCACGAACATCACAAGCCAGAAACCTAA
- a CDS encoding family 2 glycosyl transferase (similar to AA sequence:cyanobase_aa:LBDG_28870), whose product MMNSTSPTLSICVATRNRPDDLIRCLNSLTLLEQLEFEILVIDDASEVPIENRVFQEVDRALVDRIQVFRHEKNKGVPATRNELAERAKAPYLLILDDDAQLLSAESVYAGLDVLKTSSDVGAVALSQSDETGKLLPGQPTPAEYRCYTATFIGYGHLLRRELFVELGGYREMFAAYYEEPEFCKRMLDRGFYVVYLPDARVIHYQSPIGRNNLVALKNGCRNKCFAAIYNEPLPMMILSIPARILLYTFKHWAYCRKHKIESEFGADWIIRELRQNFPTLWRDRRALKWSTYYKWHKIKQAPAYQLAE is encoded by the coding sequence ATGATGAATTCTACATCTCCCACGCTTTCAATCTGTGTTGCAACCCGCAATCGACCGGATGATCTGATTCGCTGTCTCAATTCTTTGACTTTGCTGGAGCAACTAGAATTTGAGATTTTGGTGATTGATGATGCGTCAGAAGTACCGATCGAAAACCGAGTGTTTCAGGAAGTCGATCGCGCATTGGTCGATCGGATTCAAGTCTTTCGGCATGAGAAAAATAAAGGTGTCCCTGCAACCCGAAACGAACTAGCTGAACGTGCGAAAGCTCCTTATTTGCTGATTTTGGATGATGATGCTCAACTTCTAAGTGCAGAGAGTGTGTATGCAGGTTTGGATGTGCTGAAAACTAGCTCTGATGTGGGAGCGGTGGCACTTTCTCAAAGTGATGAAACTGGAAAGTTGTTACCTGGGCAACCTACGCCTGCGGAATATCGGTGCTATACTGCAACCTTTATCGGGTACGGGCATTTATTACGACGTGAATTGTTCGTTGAACTCGGTGGATATCGGGAGATGTTTGCCGCGTATTATGAAGAGCCAGAATTTTGTAAACGAATGCTCGATCGAGGATTTTATGTGGTCTATCTTCCAGATGCACGAGTGATTCATTATCAATCTCCGATCGGTCGAAACAATTTAGTAGCGCTCAAAAATGGCTGTCGAAATAAATGTTTTGCTGCCATCTACAATGAGCCGCTACCAATGATGATTTTGAGCATTCCCGCGAGAATCTTGCTTTATACCTTCAAACACTGGGCGTACTGTCGCAAACACAAAATTGAGAGTGAATTTGGAGCCGATTGGATTATTCGAGAACTGCGGCAGAACTTTCCAACCCTGTGGCGCGATCGACGGGCATTGAAATGGAGCACATATTACAAGTGGCATAAGATCAAACAAGCACCCGCTTATCAACTTGCAGAATAG
- a CDS encoding single-stranded-DNA-specific exonuclease RecJ (similar to AA sequence:cyanobase_aa:LBDG_28890), whose amino-acid sequence MSVRSSIPDQRWSIHPQQPDRAIQLAADTHRSPLLTQILINRGFDTLESIQEFLDPERQELPSPLEDFPDLAISLELLINAINDKTRIAICGDYDADGMTSTALLLRALRHLGARVDYAIPSRMSEGYGINRRIIEDFHEEGIGLILTVDNGIAAHDPIARARELGLTIIVTDHHDLPPTLPNANAILNPKLISESSPYRGMAGVGVAYVLAVCLAQSFGQTRDLQKSLLELFTLGTIADLAPLTGVNRRWVKRGLHLLPKSKMAGIQALIQIAGLSNEKNLKPEAIGFRLGPRINAIGRLSDPQIVIELLITDDDGVALERAMQCEQVNKQRQQLCEQIEKEAIEAYENSPLDAKDDRVLLLVKKGWHHGVIGIVASRLVERYGVPVFIGTYEDEHHIRGSARSIPEFNVFEALEFCKDLMLKAGGHKAAGGFSFEADRLDEIRSRLRTFAHKLLKPEHLKPLVTIDAQADLSQLDLALHAQLDALHPCGMENPDPVFWTPNVCLDEQRRIGKGHIKFVLRSGNQKINAIAWRWGEYFPLPSTLDIAYRLKSNEWNNEVSVQLEVVGVRLPQVQRTEFLFSDRPYTCTLLEQRGIQELRIQNTKGETLVIQKGQRIGTLGKLNQSMQEIDVSQAPYYDLVKAAVNALRV is encoded by the coding sequence ATGTCTGTACGATCGAGCATTCCGGATCAACGATGGTCTATTCATCCTCAACAGCCAGATCGTGCGATTCAGCTTGCCGCAGACACTCACCGATCGCCGCTTCTCACGCAGATTTTGATCAATCGCGGCTTTGACACCCTCGAATCGATTCAAGAATTTCTCGATCCAGAACGTCAAGAGCTACCTTCACCGCTAGAAGATTTCCCCGATCTTGCAATCAGTTTGGAACTCTTGATCAATGCAATCAATGACAAAACTCGAATTGCAATTTGTGGCGATTACGATGCGGATGGAATGACCAGCACAGCCTTGTTGCTCAGAGCATTACGACACTTAGGCGCAAGAGTAGATTATGCAATTCCGAGTCGAATGAGCGAAGGGTATGGAATCAATCGCCGTATCATCGAAGACTTTCACGAAGAAGGCATTGGGCTAATTCTGACTGTGGATAACGGCATCGCAGCCCATGATCCGATCGCACGAGCCAGAGAACTTGGACTCACGATCATTGTTACTGATCACCACGATTTGCCGCCTACACTTCCAAATGCGAATGCGATTCTCAATCCGAAGCTAATTTCGGAGTCATCCCCATATCGTGGAATGGCTGGAGTCGGTGTTGCGTATGTTCTTGCCGTCTGTCTAGCTCAGAGTTTTGGACAAACGCGAGACTTACAGAAATCTTTGTTAGAGCTATTCACATTAGGCACGATCGCTGATTTAGCTCCCCTCACCGGAGTCAATCGTCGCTGGGTAAAACGCGGCTTACATCTCTTGCCAAAATCCAAAATGGCAGGCATTCAAGCTCTGATTCAAATTGCAGGTTTGAGCAATGAGAAAAATCTGAAACCTGAAGCGATCGGCTTTCGATTGGGTCCGCGAATTAATGCGATCGGGCGTTTATCTGATCCGCAAATCGTGATCGAACTCTTAATTACCGATGATGATGGAGTCGCATTAGAACGCGCCATGCAATGCGAACAGGTGAACAAACAACGTCAACAATTGTGTGAACAAATCGAGAAAGAAGCGATCGAGGCTTACGAAAATAGTCCGCTCGATGCAAAAGACGATCGTGTTCTATTGCTGGTAAAAAAAGGTTGGCATCATGGCGTAATCGGGATTGTTGCTTCTCGATTAGTCGAACGTTATGGAGTTCCAGTTTTCATCGGAACTTACGAAGATGAGCATCACATTCGCGGTTCTGCCCGAAGCATTCCAGAATTCAATGTGTTTGAAGCCTTAGAATTCTGCAAAGATCTGATGCTGAAAGCGGGAGGGCACAAAGCAGCAGGCGGATTTTCGTTTGAAGCCGATCGATTAGATGAGATTCGATCGAGATTAAGAACGTTTGCACACAAATTACTCAAACCCGAACACTTGAAGCCTCTGGTGACGATCGATGCTCAAGCCGATCTGTCTCAACTCGATTTAGCGCTTCATGCTCAACTCGATGCCCTTCACCCTTGCGGCATGGAGAATCCCGATCCAGTGTTTTGGACACCGAACGTTTGCCTTGATGAGCAACGACGAATCGGTAAAGGGCATATCAAATTTGTATTGCGATCGGGAAATCAGAAAATTAATGCGATCGCGTGGCGTTGGGGTGAATATTTCCCGCTTCCGAGCACGTTAGATATTGCTTACCGATTGAAATCGAATGAATGGAACAACGAAGTTTCAGTGCAATTAGAAGTGGTCGGCGTTCGGTTGCCTCAAGTTCAACGGACAGAATTTTTATTTAGCGATCGACCGTATACCTGTACGTTGCTCGAACAGCGTGGAATTCAAGAACTGAGAATCCAGAACACAAAAGGTGAAACTTTAGTCATCCAAAAAGGACAAAGAATTGGAACACTTGGAAAACTAAATCAATCAATGCAAGAAATCGATGTTTCGCAAGCTCCGTACTATGATTTGGTGAAAGCTGCGGTGAATGCTTTACGAGTCTAA
- a CDS encoding hypothetical protein (hypothetical protein S7335_3699;~similar to AA sequence:cyanobase_aa:LBDG_02230): MWRELNNAVLNIRTYADLSPDLGVRHRIHQGWRSRPERSPDDWYRSFWQPMSVSQDLSTFVYQQMESYSGLPFAKVTPMDRLTEDLQLPLVCWFDWEWDLCEDFHDRFGVEIRDRLDISMLHTVRDLVIFLNQQL; encoded by the coding sequence ATGTGGCGCGAACTCAATAACGCAGTGCTGAATATTAGAACATACGCCGATCTCAGTCCTGACCTGGGTGTGCGGCATCGCATTCATCAAGGTTGGCGATCGCGTCCCGAACGTAGCCCTGATGATTGGTATCGTTCGTTTTGGCAACCGATGTCCGTTTCTCAAGATCTCTCAACTTTTGTGTATCAGCAAATGGAATCTTATTCAGGATTGCCGTTTGCTAAAGTGACCCCGATGGATCGATTGACCGAAGATTTGCAGCTTCCCTTGGTCTGTTGGTTCGATTGGGAATGGGACTTGTGTGAAGACTTTCACGATCGCTTTGGAGTCGAAATTCGCGATCGATTAGACATCAGTATGCTGCATACGGTTCGAGATCTTGTTATATTTCTCAATCAGCAACTCTAA
- a CDS encoding ABC transporter, permease protein (similar to AA sequence:cyanobase_aa:LBDG_33480) — protein sequence MKAPSISESATPISPCWLQPVLMLAPAGLWLLLLLIVPTLIIFQLSLVPNIRPGDIVNPSGLDNYWRIFQPESFPVILRSLFFAGGSMLSCLLLGFPVAYWIALSSPKRWRNLLLIGFTLPLWTSTLLRSYAWISILRRTGVLNSILTSVGLPALDLLNQPIAVLIGMTYSLLPYMVLILYASLEKLDRQLLEAAADLGATPSQAFWKVTVPQCLPGITAGCLLVFITGLGDFINPELLGGTSSRTAARLVYDQFLGATQNWGYGSALSMILIFVVSLAIALLIKYGDKNAKSI from the coding sequence ATGAAAGCGCCCTCAATTTCAGAATCCGCCACTCCAATTTCCCCGTGTTGGTTACAGCCCGTTTTGATGCTGGCTCCAGCGGGACTCTGGTTATTATTGCTGCTGATTGTTCCGACGCTGATCATTTTCCAACTCAGCCTCGTTCCCAACATCAGACCCGGCGATATCGTCAATCCATCCGGACTCGATAACTATTGGCGAATTTTTCAGCCTGAAAGTTTTCCGGTGATTCTACGATCGCTCTTTTTCGCAGGCGGATCGATGCTTTCATGTTTGCTTCTAGGATTTCCGGTTGCGTACTGGATCGCATTATCTTCTCCAAAACGCTGGCGTAATTTATTGCTCATCGGATTTACGTTGCCGCTTTGGACTTCGACATTATTGCGATCGTATGCCTGGATTAGTATTTTACGCAGAACGGGCGTTCTCAATAGTATTCTTACTAGCGTTGGTTTACCTGCACTCGATTTATTAAATCAGCCGATCGCAGTCTTAATCGGAATGACGTACAGCCTATTGCCTTATATGGTTCTAATTCTGTATGCGTCCTTGGAAAAGCTCGATCGACAATTGCTCGAAGCCGCCGCAGATTTAGGAGCCACACCGAGCCAAGCGTTTTGGAAAGTCACAGTTCCTCAATGCTTACCAGGAATCACGGCAGGCTGTTTATTAGTGTTCATCACCGGATTAGGGGACTTTATTAACCCAGAATTGCTCGGTGGAACTTCGAGCCGAACCGCAGCCCGATTAGTCTACGATCAATTTCTTGGTGCAACACAGAATTGGGGATACGGTTCTGCGCTGAGTATGATTTTGATTTTTGTCGTTAGTCTTGCGATCGCGCTTCTCATCAAATACGGAGATAAAAATGCAAAGTCAATCTAA